One genomic region from Nitrospira sp. encodes:
- a CDS encoding amino acid adenylation domain-containing protein produces the protein MSGSDAPNSMVQGYRLSPQQERVWLLERGAQSIRLFARCRVMLEGSLDAAVLKMALEDILQRHEILRTTLQCIPGMTLPVQVIAEQSALSHQEYDLTGRMPSDQECQIETLLQGLQEERADSMSSSSMHTILIKLSDVKHLLMIDLPGYCVDGVTFKNLIRELEATHEAYAQGVSAVLDDPLQYADFAEWQHSLLSDEAGQVGRTHWRKQAEGIVGPLGNRLPFERALSDGVNLTLKRIPIAISKKCLAQVNSLVEQKASASSTFFLACWRILLQRLIGREDIVVGVACDGRTHDEMRNAFGPFARYLPVLTTLDQNLPFSTALERLQQAVAEAHEWQEYFAWEDIQNAPIRGDGSYFPFCFEFEEEQSSCSNATLSFRIESKETYLDRFKIRLVCHRKDGFIDAILQYDESCYPDEVMACLAKQLETLVSQAACQPEAAIGDIETLGELECHQVLHTFNVCPPQERCDQCLHHLFEAQSAHAPDNIALVYEEQSVTYRELDRRANQLAHYLKSQGVGPETAVGICVERSPELIVGLLGILKAGGAYVPIDPSYPKDRRDYLLHDSRAPILLIQNRFREEFLGTPVSIVSIDSETQPFEEYSELKPSTHETPAGVAYIIYTSGSTGRPKGVLVTHRNAVHSTKARRAYYKKPVTSFLLLSSFAFDSSVAGIFWTLSQGGRLCLVREGVQKAPSELGALIEQAQVTHLLCLPSLYSVLLEQVPVAQLNSLHTIIVAGESCPKDLVARHQANLPLALLFNEYGPTEGTVWSTVHRTSVSDEGATVSIGRPIAGVRIYILDAHMRPVSIGMLGELFIAGEGLARAYHDRPDLTAMKFIPDPFSPVEGGRLYRTGDLARYRPDGTIEFAGRGDQQVKIRGYRIEPGEIEARLLEHPAVQDAIVLAREAVTGDMLMVAYVVQRENAQDTTALREFLKERLPEYMIPSATIVLTGFPLTPNGKVDRKALPMPDVTGQLAHQYVAPRSPTEELLCGIWANVLQVAQVGVHDNFFDLGGHSLLATQVMVRLRDVFRVDLPMRVLFETATVAKLAEAVESARLLDGSMDAPSISRVERDGPVPLSFAQQRLWVLTQLEPHGASYNLPIALRLSGRLDVAALERSVNELVRRHEVLQTIVSLSDGQPVQTVTPASTMSVPLVALDHLSGSEREAAVLRLATDEAQRPFELAYGPMLRVTLLKLDAEEHVLLLTMHHIVSDAWSSHILVREMTELYIAQVQGRPASLPELPAQYADFAIWQRQWLSGARLDRQVDYWKERLAGALEPLNLPMDRARSPVQTSRGASLTLLLSSELSAAMTELSRREGVTMFMTLLAGFYTLLFRYTGRTDLIVGSPIANRTRSEIEGLIGFFVNTLALRADLSGRQTVRELLALVRQVCLGAYTHQDVPFEKLVEVLQPVRDVSYSPIFQVMFELQNAPASELDIPGLRIDTVDVESLTAKFDLTLTLCETDSGLTASMEYNTDLFSADRVMRMLRHYELILQNMAARPDAAIEELRLLTGEEEQRLLTDWNVGPSLPVPDRSFSRLFEAQTSATPDSVAAVWLDRRVTYHELNRRANRVAHALLLKGVGPETAVALLGDRDLDFLTMLLGILKAGGIYLPLDAGHPDHRLAHMLGESRAPVLLTTEAYRQRVKPLTEGLAENSKQILLTMEEIQSSVEQDSNPSTPWHAAQTVYVIYTSGSTGLPKGAMVEHRGMLNHLWGKVTTLRLTATDVIAQTASQCFDISVWQFLAPLLCGGRVCIVPDDIAHDPARLLRHVEAAGVTVFETVPALLQGMLDMAADADDREPELKRLRMVLPTGEALSGQLCRRWLGRYPSIPLVNAYGPAECADDVALHQIIESPDGEAAFMPIGMPVPNLDLYVLSPSLKPLPVGVAGELCVAGVGVGRGYLLNPAKTAEVFVPHPFAKEPGARLYRTGDMAHYLPNGVIQFIGRMDHQVKVRGFRMELGEIESQLLAHPDVHEAAVVTREDARGDKRLVAYAAGGASSEALREFLRGRLPDYMVPSVLVVLESLPRNGNGKLDRRSLPEPAGRDPQQTFVAPRTDMETRLAREWAEVLGLPQVGIHDNFFDLGGHSLTAVQLVSRIQRMIGNPVALLDLFQAPTVAGLAHRISGQAEAASSPFVVLQVGRGGAPLFCFDPTGTHVSAYQSLAYALGEDRPVYGLTLSWIFSEPWNALSMDRIAEHYATIIRERQPDGPYHLLGWSNGGAVALAVGRLLEQQGRSLAFLGILDTQPQTASESRASVGEELNHYIQGDRREAFLALPETERKALKDGLAQLNEEERVEHAIGWAQARNLLSREESDASVAALKVAYALDRETVRILNAVTQNPLRASIHAWWTSATLDKCGGAPIDWSRCTRGPVETGTVLGEHTDAVRSIQVHQQIGEILSRFERVPQRR, from the coding sequence ATGTCAGGGAGCGACGCACCGAATAGTATGGTCCAAGGGTATCGCCTGTCACCCCAACAAGAACGTGTGTGGTTGTTAGAGCGCGGTGCGCAGTCAATACGTCTTTTCGCCCGATGCCGCGTGATGCTCGAGGGCTCGCTTGATGCAGCGGTGTTGAAAATGGCGCTTGAGGATATCCTGCAACGTCATGAGATTCTCCGCACCACACTCCAATGTATTCCGGGCATGACGTTGCCTGTGCAGGTGATCGCAGAACAGAGTGCGTTGTCGCATCAGGAGTATGATTTGACGGGACGGATGCCTAGCGACCAGGAGTGTCAGATCGAAACGCTCCTGCAAGGATTGCAAGAGGAACGGGCCGATTCGATGAGCAGTTCGTCGATGCATACGATCTTGATAAAGCTCAGTGACGTCAAGCATCTGTTGATGATCGACTTGCCCGGCTATTGTGTAGATGGGGTGACATTCAAGAATCTCATCCGCGAACTCGAAGCAACCCACGAGGCCTATGCTCAAGGCGTCAGTGCTGTTCTCGATGATCCGTTGCAGTACGCGGACTTTGCAGAATGGCAGCACTCGTTATTGTCGGATGAAGCGGGGCAGGTTGGGCGTACGCATTGGCGCAAGCAGGCAGAGGGGATCGTCGGTCCGCTTGGAAATCGGTTGCCCTTCGAGCGGGCGCTCAGCGACGGTGTGAATCTCACTCTCAAGCGAATACCCATTGCCATATCGAAGAAGTGCTTGGCTCAAGTCAATTCCCTTGTCGAACAGAAGGCGAGTGCAAGCTCGACGTTTTTCTTGGCATGTTGGCGCATCTTGCTCCAACGGCTCATCGGACGAGAAGACATCGTGGTTGGTGTGGCCTGTGACGGCCGGACGCATGACGAAATGCGGAATGCCTTCGGGCCTTTTGCAAGATATCTCCCAGTACTGACCACTCTCGATCAGAACCTCCCATTTAGCACGGCTCTCGAGCGGCTCCAACAAGCTGTGGCTGAGGCTCATGAATGGCAAGAGTATTTCGCGTGGGAGGACATCCAGAACGCGCCAATACGCGGCGATGGTTCTTACTTTCCATTTTGTTTCGAATTCGAGGAAGAACAATCATCCTGCTCGAATGCCACGCTTTCATTCAGAATCGAGAGCAAAGAAACGTACCTCGATCGATTCAAAATTCGACTCGTCTGTCATCGAAAAGACGGTTTCATCGATGCCATATTGCAATACGACGAATCGTGCTATCCGGATGAAGTGATGGCATGCCTTGCGAAACAGTTGGAGACGCTTGTGAGTCAAGCTGCATGCCAACCAGAGGCAGCCATCGGTGACATCGAGACATTGGGCGAGCTGGAATGCCACCAAGTGTTGCACACCTTCAATGTCTGTCCCCCTCAAGAGCGGTGCGATCAATGCCTACATCACTTATTTGAGGCACAGTCCGCGCATGCACCGGACAATATTGCTCTGGTATATGAGGAGCAATCAGTCACGTATCGCGAGCTTGATAGGCGGGCCAACCAATTGGCCCACTATCTGAAAAGTCAGGGAGTTGGACCTGAAACAGCGGTTGGGATTTGTGTGGAGCGCTCCCCGGAATTGATCGTGGGGCTACTGGGGATTCTCAAGGCAGGCGGAGCCTATGTACCGATTGATCCATCGTATCCGAAGGATCGAAGGGACTATCTCCTCCACGATTCACGAGCTCCCATTCTGTTGATTCAGAATCGGTTTCGGGAGGAATTCCTCGGAACGCCGGTCTCCATCGTGAGTATTGATTCGGAGACTCAGCCATTCGAGGAATACAGCGAGCTGAAACCATCGACTCATGAGACTCCGGCCGGAGTGGCCTATATCATCTACACTTCGGGTTCGACCGGTCGCCCCAAAGGTGTGCTGGTCACTCATCGTAATGCGGTTCACTCTACAAAGGCACGGCGAGCTTACTACAAGAAGCCCGTGACCAGCTTTCTCTTATTGTCTTCGTTTGCGTTCGATAGCTCGGTGGCGGGAATTTTTTGGACGTTGAGCCAGGGTGGCAGGCTCTGTCTTGTCCGGGAGGGAGTTCAGAAGGCTCCATCTGAACTTGGGGCGTTGATCGAACAGGCGCAAGTGACCCATTTGTTGTGTTTGCCCTCGCTGTATTCCGTATTGCTCGAACAAGTACCTGTCGCACAGCTGAACTCGCTCCACACCATCATTGTCGCGGGAGAATCCTGTCCGAAGGACTTGGTGGCTAGACACCAGGCGAATCTACCTCTTGCGCTGCTTTTTAATGAGTATGGGCCAACTGAGGGGACCGTTTGGAGCACAGTGCATCGGACCAGTGTTTCAGATGAGGGGGCAACCGTATCGATCGGCCGACCGATTGCCGGTGTGAGGATCTACATTTTGGATGCCCACATGAGACCTGTGTCTATCGGCATGCTGGGTGAATTGTTCATAGCCGGAGAGGGACTGGCTCGTGCGTATCACGACCGGCCGGACCTGACTGCGATGAAATTTATTCCAGACCCCTTTTCTCCAGTAGAGGGTGGCCGGTTGTATCGAACCGGTGATCTGGCTCGCTATAGACCAGACGGCACTATCGAGTTCGCGGGCCGAGGTGACCAGCAAGTAAAAATTCGCGGCTACCGCATCGAGCCGGGTGAGATCGAAGCACGACTTCTCGAACATCCTGCTGTACAGGACGCCATCGTTCTAGCGCGGGAAGCTGTTACAGGGGACATGCTCATGGTGGCGTACGTCGTCCAGCGGGAAAACGCCCAGGACACGACTGCATTGCGAGAATTCCTCAAGGAGCGTCTGCCTGAATACATGATTCCGTCAGCGACGATCGTGTTGACAGGGTTTCCGCTGACGCCAAACGGGAAGGTCGATCGTAAGGCGTTGCCGATGCCGGATGTGACCGGGCAATTGGCGCATCAATATGTCGCGCCTCGATCGCCGACAGAAGAACTATTATGTGGGATTTGGGCGAATGTGTTGCAGGTGGCGCAGGTGGGTGTTCACGATAACTTCTTTGATTTAGGCGGACACTCCTTGCTGGCGACACAGGTGATGGTGAGGTTGCGTGATGTGTTTCGCGTAGATCTGCCGATGCGAGTCTTGTTCGAGACCGCAACGGTGGCCAAACTGGCCGAAGCAGTGGAATCGGCCCGTCTTCTGGACGGAAGCATGGACGCGCCGTCGATCTCGCGAGTGGAACGTGACGGACCGGTTCCGTTGTCCTTCGCCCAGCAGCGTCTATGGGTATTGACGCAACTGGAACCGCATGGAGCTTCCTACAATCTTCCGATTGCGCTGCGGCTATCGGGAAGGCTCGATGTAGCGGCCCTGGAACGGAGTGTCAACGAACTGGTCCGTCGGCATGAAGTGCTGCAGACTATAGTGTCTCTGTCGGACGGACAACCGGTACAAACCGTGACGCCGGCATCGACGATGTCAGTGCCTCTTGTCGCACTCGATCATTTGTCTGGATCGGAGCGGGAGGCGGCTGTATTGCGGCTTGCGACGGACGAAGCTCAGCGTCCATTCGAGCTGGCCTATGGCCCCATGCTGCGTGTCACGCTGCTTAAACTCGACGCGGAGGAACACGTTCTGCTCTTGACGATGCACCACATCGTGTCCGACGCGTGGTCCTCACACATTCTGGTGCGGGAAATGACCGAGCTGTATATCGCTCAGGTTCAAGGCAGACCGGCGTCCCTGCCCGAACTGCCGGCTCAATACGCGGATTTCGCGATATGGCAACGACAATGGTTGTCCGGCGCGCGCTTGGATCGCCAAGTCGATTACTGGAAGGAGCGGCTGGCCGGTGCGCTCGAGCCGTTGAATCTTCCGATGGATCGTGCGCGATCACCGGTTCAGACTTCCCGCGGCGCGTCGCTGACGCTTTTGTTGTCCTCTGAATTGTCCGCAGCCATGACCGAGCTCAGCCGGCGCGAGGGTGTGACCATGTTCATGACCCTACTGGCGGGGTTCTATACGTTGCTGTTCAGGTATACGGGCCGGACGGACCTTATCGTCGGGTCTCCGATCGCCAACCGCACCCGTAGCGAGATCGAAGGGCTCATCGGGTTCTTCGTGAACACGCTGGCGTTGCGGGCCGATCTGTCGGGAAGACAGACCGTTCGCGAGCTCCTCGCGCTGGTTCGGCAGGTGTGCCTCGGCGCCTACACACATCAGGACGTGCCGTTCGAAAAACTGGTAGAAGTGCTGCAGCCAGTGCGCGACGTCAGCTACTCGCCGATCTTCCAGGTCATGTTCGAGCTGCAAAACGCCCCTGCATCGGAACTGGACATACCCGGACTTCGCATCGATACAGTGGATGTAGAATCGCTGACAGCCAAGTTCGATCTGACCCTGACGCTGTGCGAAACCGACAGTGGGCTGACCGCATCGATGGAATACAACACCGACCTGTTTTCCGCTGATCGCGTCATGCGTATGCTTCGGCACTATGAATTGATTCTTCAGAATATGGCTGCGAGGCCCGATGCGGCGATCGAGGAATTGCGCCTGTTGACCGGTGAGGAAGAGCAGCGCTTGTTGACGGACTGGAACGTGGGACCCAGCCTTCCGGTGCCGGATCGGTCATTTTCCCGGTTGTTCGAAGCGCAGACGTCGGCGACACCGGACAGCGTGGCGGCCGTCTGGTTGGATCGGCGTGTGACCTATCACGAATTGAATCGCCGGGCCAACCGAGTCGCCCACGCGTTGCTGCTCAAAGGAGTGGGGCCCGAAACGGCCGTGGCGCTTTTAGGCGACCGAGATTTGGACTTTCTCACGATGCTGCTGGGAATTCTCAAGGCAGGGGGTATTTATCTACCGCTCGACGCGGGGCACCCGGATCATCGGCTGGCGCATATGCTCGGCGAAAGCCGCGCGCCTGTGCTGTTGACCACGGAGGCCTATCGGCAGCGTGTGAAGCCACTGACGGAAGGGCTTGCAGAGAACTCAAAGCAGATCCTGCTGACGATGGAGGAAATTCAGTCGTCGGTGGAGCAGGACAGCAATCCCAGTACGCCGTGGCATGCCGCGCAGACCGTCTATGTGATCTATACCTCCGGCTCCACGGGACTGCCCAAAGGCGCGATGGTCGAACATCGAGGGATGCTCAATCACCTGTGGGGAAAAGTGACGACGCTTCGGCTGACCGCCACTGACGTGATTGCTCAGACGGCGTCCCAGTGCTTCGATATTTCCGTCTGGCAATTTTTGGCCCCGCTCTTGTGCGGGGGACGCGTCTGCATCGTTCCCGACGACATCGCTCATGACCCAGCGCGGCTATTGCGCCACGTGGAAGCGGCTGGCGTCACGGTTTTCGAGACCGTGCCAGCGTTGCTGCAGGGCATGCTCGATATGGCGGCCGATGCGGACGATCGTGAGCCTGAACTCAAACGGCTGCGGATGGTTCTGCCGACTGGAGAGGCGCTGTCCGGGCAACTGTGCCGCCGCTGGCTCGGCCGCTATCCGTCGATTCCGCTGGTCAATGCCTATGGCCCGGCGGAATGTGCGGACGACGTGGCTCTGCATCAGATTATCGAGAGTCCGGACGGGGAGGCCGCCTTTATGCCGATCGGCATGCCGGTGCCCAATCTCGATCTCTATGTGTTGTCGCCGTCTCTCAAGCCGCTGCCGGTCGGAGTGGCGGGAGAATTATGCGTGGCGGGAGTCGGCGTTGGGCGGGGATACCTGTTGAATCCGGCCAAGACGGCCGAAGTATTTGTGCCCCATCCCTTCGCGAAAGAGCCGGGCGCCCGTCTGTACCGGACCGGGGATATGGCCCACTATCTGCCGAACGGTGTCATCCAATTCATCGGCCGGATGGATCATCAGGTCAAAGTGCGGGGGTTCAGGATGGAACTGGGAGAAATCGAGTCACAACTCCTGGCCCATCCGGACGTGCATGAGGCCGCGGTCGTCACCAGGGAAGATGCCAGGGGAGATAAACGGCTCGTCGCCTATGCGGCTGGAGGCGCGTCCAGCGAAGCACTTCGCGAGTTCTTGCGCGGACGATTGCCGGACTATATGGTGCCGTCCGTCCTTGTCGTGTTGGAATCCCTGCCCCGCAATGGCAACGGCAAGCTCGATCGCCGCTCGTTGCCTGAACCAGCCGGCCGGGATCCGCAACAGACGTTCGTGGCGCCCCGTACGGACATGGAAACGAGGCTTGCGCGCGAATGGGCAGAGGTGCTCGGCCTGCCGCAAGTGGGAATTCACGACAATTTTTTTGATCTCGGCGGCCACTCGTTGACCGCAGTCCAGCTTGTGTCTCGCATCCAACGGATGATCGGGAATCCCGTCGCACTGCTCGATCTTTTCCAGGCTCCGACGGTCGCGGGCTTGGCGCACCGGATTTCCGGTCAAGCCGAGGCGGCGTCTTCTCCGTTTGTGGTACTTCAGGTCGGACGTGGGGGCGCGCCGCTCTTCTGTTTTGATCCGACGGGAACGCATGTCTCGGCCTATCAATCACTCGCCTATGCGTTGGGTGAAGACCGGCCCGTCTACGGATTGACGTTGAGCTGGATCTTCTCGGAACCATGGAATGCGCTGTCGATGGATAGGATTGCCGAACACTACGCCACTATCATCCGCGAGCGGCAGCCGGATGGGCCGTATCATCTGCTCGGATGGTCCAACGGAGGGGCCGTCGCCTTGGCTGTGGGGCGACTGCTCGAACAGCAGGGGCGATCACTCGCATTTCTGGGCATTCTGGATACACAACCCCAGACGGCATCGGAATCTAGGGCTTCGGTCGGCGAGGAACTTAATCATTATATACAGGGCGATCGCAGGGAGGCCTTCCTGGCTTTGCCCGAGACCGAGCGGAAGGCGCTGAAGGACGGGCTGGCGCAGTTGAACGAGGAAGAGCGGGTGGAACATGCGATCGGATGGGCTCAAGCCCGCAACCTGCTGTCTCGCGAGGAGTCCGACGCGTCCGTCGCCGCACTGAAGGTCGCCTATGCCTTGGACCGGGAGACGGTCAGGATTCTGAACGCTGTTACGCAGAATCCCTTGCGGGCGTCGATTCATGCCTGGTGGACCAGCGCAACCCTAGACAAGTGCGGAGGAGCGCCGATCGATTGGTCACGATGCACGAGAGGTCCCGTGGAAACCGGAACGGTACTCGGCGAACACACGGATGCGGTCCGAAGTATTCAAGTCCATCAGCAGATCGGTGAAATTCTATCGCGATTCGAGAGGGTCCCGCAGCGTCGCTGA
- a CDS encoding TauD/TfdA family dioxygenase codes for MNDSNQKTETMPRLRGIRRKAISLSQEHLVTAEPLLPGKVLPLLVQPTVTGLSIVGWAEQQREWVQTRLLYHGAILFRNFQVNGVTDFEQCVTALSGGALEYRFRASPRTQVGANVYTATDYPPDQSIFPHNEHAYSPVFPLQLFFYCAVPAQNGGETPIGDTREVHRSIDPEIKRRFLKKQIMYVRNYGDGFGLPWPTVFQTEDRSQVEAYCRSVGIEVEWKTGNRLRTRQVGPAVMRHPRTQEPIWFNHGTFFHVSTLEPTIREALLKEFTEEDLPQNTYYGDGQPIEPDVLEHLRSIYQEAMVVFPWQQGDVLLLDNMLALHGRRPFSGPRKILVAMAEACRGADFRLVAEEM; via the coding sequence ATGAACGATTCAAATCAGAAAACCGAGACCATGCCAAGATTGAGAGGCATACGCCGGAAGGCCATCAGCTTATCCCAGGAGCACCTTGTGACGGCGGAACCGCTTCTCCCCGGGAAAGTGCTTCCCTTGCTGGTTCAGCCAACTGTAACAGGACTCAGCATAGTGGGTTGGGCCGAGCAACAACGAGAATGGGTGCAGACGCGGCTTCTGTATCACGGTGCCATCTTGTTTCGAAACTTTCAGGTCAACGGGGTCACAGATTTTGAGCAGTGTGTGACGGCCCTATCCGGAGGTGCGCTGGAGTATCGTTTCCGGGCCTCACCGCGCACGCAAGTGGGTGCGAATGTGTATACGGCTACCGATTATCCGCCGGACCAGAGCATTTTCCCCCACAACGAGCACGCGTACTCTCCGGTCTTCCCGCTTCAGCTGTTCTTTTATTGCGCTGTTCCGGCGCAAAACGGCGGAGAAACTCCGATTGGGGATACGCGCGAGGTTCATCGGAGTATCGATCCAGAAATCAAGCGACGATTCCTCAAGAAGCAAATCATGTATGTGCGTAATTATGGCGACGGTTTCGGCCTTCCATGGCCGACGGTCTTTCAGACTGAGGATAGATCTCAAGTGGAGGCATACTGCCGAAGCGTGGGAATAGAAGTGGAATGGAAGACAGGGAACCGACTGAGGACCAGGCAAGTGGGGCCGGCCGTCATGCGTCATCCACGAACCCAGGAGCCCATTTGGTTCAACCATGGAACATTCTTTCACGTCTCAACATTGGAACCAACCATACGAGAAGCGCTTCTGAAAGAATTCACTGAAGAGGATTTGCCTCAGAACACATACTACGGAGATGGGCAGCCAATCGAGCCGGACGTTCTTGAACATCTTCGGTCGATCTATCAGGAAGCCATGGTTGTGTTTCCATGGCAACAGGGGGATGTGTTGCTATTGGACAACATGCTGGCCCTTCACGGGCGCAGGCCGTTCAGCGGACCGCGCAAAATCTTGGTGGCGATGGCAGAAGCCTGCCGCGGAGCCGATTTTCGCCTAGTGGCGGAGGAGATGTGA
- a CDS encoding efflux RND transporter periplasmic adaptor subunit, protein MRSKNLVAVVAICALLAAIGAKLGGWSTSESSTGVPASEPNVMVEVAPVIVGSVTESIQAVGTLEAIASITVRPEIAGVIRRIHFQDGQVIERAAPLLELEPEELQSQVNQATAQEKMALLTYERLKRLNDQQDVIVPTQQIDEARMAWHAAAANSLLYTTRLKKTVIRAPFGGTLGLRRVSVGDYVQPGQNIVNLEDLSTLHVDFKVAEVWLSRIHVGQKLIVMTDAFPHTTFDGQVTAIDPRVDATNRTVAVRAAIPNPAGTLRPGLFVTVRLHLGENTHALLIPEEAGLLRQDKAMVFRLEERTARLTEVTLGLRERGLVQVRSGLKEGDHVVRTGTHKLHDGERVSIKSSE, encoded by the coding sequence ATGAGATCGAAAAACCTCGTGGCAGTGGTCGCAATTTGTGCCTTGCTTGCCGCCATAGGTGCCAAACTCGGAGGTTGGTCGACGAGTGAGTCTTCGACGGGAGTACCGGCATCAGAACCGAACGTTATGGTGGAAGTCGCACCCGTCATCGTCGGTTCAGTTACAGAATCGATCCAGGCCGTGGGGACGCTGGAAGCAATCGCCTCGATCACGGTGAGACCAGAGATCGCCGGTGTGATTCGCCGGATCCATTTTCAGGACGGACAGGTTATCGAACGCGCGGCTCCGCTGTTGGAATTGGAGCCGGAAGAGCTCCAATCACAGGTCAATCAGGCGACGGCGCAGGAAAAAATGGCACTGCTGACGTACGAGCGACTGAAGCGGCTGAACGATCAGCAAGATGTCATTGTGCCGACCCAACAGATCGATGAAGCGAGAATGGCCTGGCACGCGGCGGCGGCGAACAGCCTTCTTTACACGACGCGCCTGAAGAAAACCGTCATCCGCGCGCCGTTCGGTGGAACGCTGGGACTTCGTCGCGTCTCGGTCGGGGATTACGTGCAGCCCGGACAAAATATCGTTAATTTGGAGGATTTGAGTACCCTGCATGTGGATTTCAAGGTGGCGGAAGTATGGTTGAGTCGCATCCATGTCGGCCAAAAACTGATTGTGATGACCGATGCGTTCCCGCACACGACGTTTGACGGACAGGTGACGGCAATCGATCCGAGAGTCGATGCGACCAACCGGACGGTCGCGGTTCGCGCCGCGATTCCGAATCCGGCCGGCACACTGCGTCCCGGTCTCTTTGTCACCGTGCGGTTGCACCTGGGCGAGAATACCCATGCGCTCCTAATCCCGGAAGAGGCCGGGTTGCTTCGGCAAGACAAGGCGATGGTGTTTCGGCTGGAGGAACGAACCGCCCGACTTACTGAAGTCACCCTAGGTCTGCGTGAGCGGGGGCTGGTCCAGGTTCGATCCGGATTGAAGGAGGGCGACCATGTGGTCCGAACCGGCACCCACAAATTGCACGACGGCGAACGTGTTTCGATCAAATCATCCGAGTAG
- a CDS encoding class I SAM-dependent methyltransferase, with protein MQYEPNTNEKFKIVMNTYQVFGFWETVKEVILYLLSQKPADDFDRKYGVATSGVTESSEAGIADETARSLAVGYVPTREVVIRHILENTTKGFDLKEYSFVDLGCGKGRALIVAAQLPFKEVIGVELSPLHCEVATANVEGYVSNGRHPVLCRNIRVDCINAAEFKFPDTDLLIYMYRPFLGPVFKEVADNMRRFQAVTGHRVLIAYSCPVEELMLQEYSGFVKRTEYQVISMDYSWSLWECQAEQTQAVLI; from the coding sequence ATGCAGTACGAGCCAAATACCAACGAGAAATTCAAGATTGTGATGAACACCTACCAGGTATTCGGATTCTGGGAAACAGTCAAGGAGGTCATCCTGTACCTTCTCAGCCAAAAGCCGGCCGATGATTTCGACCGGAAGTACGGGGTCGCGACCTCGGGAGTCACCGAATCCTCAGAGGCCGGCATCGCCGATGAAACGGCAAGGAGCTTGGCGGTCGGGTATGTGCCGACGAGAGAGGTCGTGATCCGGCATATTCTGGAGAACACGACGAAGGGATTCGATCTCAAGGAATATTCCTTCGTGGACCTGGGATGTGGAAAGGGCCGTGCGTTGATCGTAGCCGCTCAATTGCCGTTCAAAGAAGTGATCGGTGTCGAGCTGTCTCCATTGCATTGCGAGGTGGCGACGGCCAATGTCGAGGGATATGTGTCGAACGGAAGACATCCCGTGTTGTGCCGGAATATCAGGGTAGACTGCATCAATGCGGCGGAGTTCAAGTTTCCGGACACTGATCTGCTCATTTACATGTACCGACCTTTCCTCGGGCCCGTGTTTAAAGAGGTCGCCGATAACATGCGCCGGTTCCAAGCCGTGACCGGACACCGCGTCTTGATCGCCTACTCCTGTCCGGTCGAGGAGCTGATGCTTCAGGAATACTCGGGGTTTGTAAAAAGAACCGAGTATCAAGTGATCTCAATGGACTACTCGTGGAGTCTGTGGGAATGCCAGGCTGAACAAACGCAGGCTGTGCTTATCTGA